A window from Cydia pomonella isolate Wapato2018A chromosome 8, ilCydPomo1, whole genome shotgun sequence encodes these proteins:
- the LOC133520686 gene encoding uncharacterized protein LOC133520686 isoform X1 — translation MCGLDKVGLFCFITVLAVTKGDKYYNNSLNPAEDNFGAWNQQRNGRDAFRPSSDDFYVCEEPPDTAPPESNRSCNYRNVDYHEQIYKWVSGRGCLLYTPDFLYVDGANSLNLNSACLYGNLRAPCLEILKEDGTYACYPFDPGLEEVVTAVKSALIPSAHGRWEKCFEEAAACCNQYMAPESARKSYLIAFADILEDYAENEEHECSPTFDGWTCWVSAPGGTTAVDVCSEFAYSNQGPTCHHFSSKECYQNGTWELQTDYSTCSITSRLLRRYRFYIAMLAFSIASCLPAVAIFFFYKKLRVTRVTLHRNLLIAIVIRNILVIISRSVIYIDELTNSGETVMSTHAVGCRLLAILEKIAANAVFVCMLVEGVYLHRMIVTTFRRKLKVKWLYASGAVIAIVPVIAWSIVMGLLDDHSCWVVYTVNHIQWILDTPRLAVLLINTALFIDVLRVLLTKIRNSENANQLSTTKATLFLMPIFGSQFLLTAFRPNTTNCTAEQIYYYVTYAVEGLQGFIVAMLYCYVNKEVRMLIKATYQKTENAVVSRVRGDSYTRPSLNPNSRRMTYSTNLPSHFEDPKDDVVLPKLHVAEIISINATEKLAEILDPVYETIDMGETNKGYDSTQDLNRDKKMYNNYTNASSTSYENEDWIRSVTSHESDAPTSHYELHEKPEEIKLEEVNEPKNNIKYMNNPKTDNNKYDDSEQLENHTFDDSLDGTDHDSMFDEIFQYIDLSNDQLYPELLSPNRQKEDKIVFLDE, via the exons atgtgTGGACTTGATAAAGTGGGGTTGTTCTGCTTTATTACTGTTTTGGCTGTGACAAAG GGCGATAAATATTACAACAATTCACTGAACCCTGCAGAGGATAATTTTGGCGCGTGGAACCAGCAACGCAATGGGCGAGATGCATTTAGACCTTCAAGTGATGACTTTTACGTTTGTGAG GAACCGCCCGACACAGCGCCTCCAGAGTCCAACCGGAGCTGCAACTACCGCAACGTGGACTACCACGAGCAGATCTATAAGTGGGTGTCGGGTCGTGGCTGCTTGCTCTACACGCCGGACTTCCTTTACGTCGACGGCGCCAATTCTCTCAATTTGAACAGTGCGTGTCTTTATGGGAATTTGAGGGCACCGTGTTTGGAGATT CTTAAAGAAGACGGTACATACGCCTGCTACCCATTCGATCCAGGTTTAGAAGAGGTGGTGACGGCTGTGAAGAGCGCGCTCATTCCGTCTGCCCATGGGCGCTGGGAGAAATGCTTCGAAGAGGCTGCCGCGTGTTGTAACCAGTATATGGCCCCGGAGAGCGCTAGGAAGAGCTACCTTATAG CATTTGCAGATATCCTTGAGGACTATGCCGAGAATGAAGAACACGAATGCAGCCCTACATTCGATGGTTGGACTTGCTGGGTTTCGGCCCCCGGCGGCACCACAGCCGTTGATGTCTGCTCAGAATTTGCCTACTCTAACCAAGGACCGACGTGTCATC ATTTCAGCAGCAAAGAGTGCTACCAAAACGGAACGTGGGAGCTCCAAACCGACTACAGCACTTGCAGCATCACCTCCCGCCTGCTCCGGCGATATCGTTTCTACATCGCCATGTTAGCCTTCTCCATAGCATCGTGCCTGCCGGCGGTAGCCATCTTCTTCTTCTACAAGAAGCTCAGAGTGACGAGAGTGACATTACATAGGAATCTGCTGATTGCTATAGTCATAAGGAATATTTTGGTCATCATTAGTAGAAGTGTG ATTTACATCGACGAATTAACCAACTCCGGTGAAACTGTAATGTCGACTCACGCCGTGGGGTGTCGATTACTCGCTATCCTAGAGAAGATCGCAGCTAACGCAGTTTTTGTGTGCATGCTGGTCGAGGGGGTGTATCTACATAGAATGATTGTGACAACCTTCAGAAGGAAGCTGAAGGTTAAGTGGCTGTACGCTTCGGGAGCTG TAATCGCCATAGTCCCAGTAATCGCCTGGTCCATCGTAATGGGGCTATTAGACGACCATTCTTGCTGGGTTGTGTATACAGTGAACCATATCCAATGGATCCTCGACACGCCGCGTCTGGCCGTGCTTCTAATAAACACAGCCCTGTTTATTGACGTGTTGAGAGTGCTGCTTACTAAAATAAGGAACAGCGAGAACGCCAATCAACT AAGCACAACAAAAGCCACGCTCTTCCTGATGCCGATATTCGGCTCCCAGTTCCTCCTGACCGCATTTCGGCCGAACACGACCAACTGCACCGCCGAGCAGATCTACTATTACGTCACTTATGCCGTCGAGGGCCTGCAGGGGTTCATCGTAGCAATGCTGTACTGCTATGTCAATAAAGAg GTGCGCATGTTGATAAAAGCAACCTACCAGAAAACAGAAAATGCAGTAGTATCACGTGTTCGTGGGGATTCCTACACCCGACCCAGCCTCAACCCAAACTCCAGGAGAATGACCTATAGCACCAACCTCCCTTCGCACTTCGAGGACCCGAAGGACGATGTAGTATTACCTAAACTACACGTTGCTGAAATCATATCAataaatgctaccgaaaaattAGCAGAGATCTTAGACCCCGTCTACGAAACTATTGATATGGGAGAAACAAATAAAGGTTACGATTCTACTCAAGACCTAAATCgagataaaaaaatgtataataactaCACAAACGCTTCAAGCACCTCTTATGAGAATGAAGACTGGATTAGGTCAGTAACATCACACGAAAGTGACGCTCCTACCTCTCATTATGAACTTCATGAAAAACCGGAAGAAATTAAACTTGAAGAAGTAAACGAAcctaaaaataatatcaaatatatGAATAATCCAAAAACagataataacaaatatgacGATTCAGAACAATTAGAAAATCATACTTTTGATGATTCGCTGGATGGGACAGACCATGATAGTATGTTCGACGAAATATTTCAATACATCGATTTGAGTAATGATCAATTATATCCTGAACTTTTATCTCCAAACAGACAGAAAGAAGACAAAATTGTATTTCTAGATGAATAA
- the LOC133520687 gene encoding putative defense protein 3 produces the protein MWSKLLVAILLCWGVEGFPDGAPIDACVKDRPNQPNHGQHRTQPLNTLPYKVYASATNYGPNAAITVTIEGAETFKGFFIQARSVEDDRWLGSWEQAPNTTIHPECAAVTHADPREKTRATLVWRAPPDAQGRVYFTGTVLKNYSTFWANLIAEAPQDPAQLQILG, from the exons atgtggtcGAAATTATTAGTGGCTATTTTATTGTGTTGGGGGGTTGAGGGGTTCCCAGATGGGGCGCCTATAGATGCCTGTGTCAAGGACCGGCCTAATCAGCCCAATCATGGGCAGCATCGGACGCAGCCGCTGAACACGCTGCCGTACAAAGTTTACGCTTCAGCGACCAATTATGGACCCAATGCTGCAATTACAG TTACCATTGAAGGTGCCGAGACGTTCAAAGGGTTCTTTATTCAAGCCCGTTCTGTCGAGGACGACCGGTGGCTGGGCTCATGGGAGCAGGCTCCGAATACCACGATCCATCCCGAGTGCGCCGCCGTCACACACGCTGATCCCAGAGAAAAGACTCGAGCGACATTGGTGTGGCGCGCCCCGCCAGATGCACAGGGGAGGGTTTACTTCAC aGGCACCGTATTGAAGAATTACTCAACGTTCTGGGCGAATTTAATAGCAGAGGCGCCACAGGATCCAGCACAATTGCAAATTCTTGGCTGA
- the LOC133520686 gene encoding parathyroid hormone/parathyroid hormone-related peptide receptor-like isoform X2 — MCGLDKVGLFCFITVLAVTKGDKYYNNSLNPAEDNFGAWNQQRNGRDAFRPSSDDFYVCEEPPDTAPPESNRSCNYRNVDYHEQIYKWVSGRGCLLYTPDFLYVDGANSLNLNSACLYGNLRAPCLEILKEDGTYACYPFDPGLEEVVTAVKSALIPSAHGRWEKCFEEAAACCNQYMAPESARKSYLIDILEDYAENEEHECSPTFDGWTCWVSAPGGTTAVDVCSEFAYSNQGPTCHHFSSKECYQNGTWELQTDYSTCSITSRLLRRYRFYIAMLAFSIASCLPAVAIFFFYKKLRVTRVTLHRNLLIAIVIRNILVIISRSVIYIDELTNSGETVMSTHAVGCRLLAILEKIAANAVFVCMLVEGVYLHRMIVTTFRRKLKVKWLYASGAVIAIVPVIAWSIVMGLLDDHSCWVVYTVNHIQWILDTPRLAVLLINTALFIDVLRVLLTKIRNSENANQLSTTKATLFLMPIFGSQFLLTAFRPNTTNCTAEQIYYYVTYAVEGLQGFIVAMLYCYVNKEVRMLIKATYQKTENAVVSRVRGDSYTRPSLNPNSRRMTYSTNLPSHFEDPKDDVVLPKLHVAEIISINATEKLAEILDPVYETIDMGETNKGYDSTQDLNRDKKMYNNYTNASSTSYENEDWIRSVTSHESDAPTSHYELHEKPEEIKLEEVNEPKNNIKYMNNPKTDNNKYDDSEQLENHTFDDSLDGTDHDSMFDEIFQYIDLSNDQLYPELLSPNRQKEDKIVFLDE, encoded by the exons atgtgTGGACTTGATAAAGTGGGGTTGTTCTGCTTTATTACTGTTTTGGCTGTGACAAAG GGCGATAAATATTACAACAATTCACTGAACCCTGCAGAGGATAATTTTGGCGCGTGGAACCAGCAACGCAATGGGCGAGATGCATTTAGACCTTCAAGTGATGACTTTTACGTTTGTGAG GAACCGCCCGACACAGCGCCTCCAGAGTCCAACCGGAGCTGCAACTACCGCAACGTGGACTACCACGAGCAGATCTATAAGTGGGTGTCGGGTCGTGGCTGCTTGCTCTACACGCCGGACTTCCTTTACGTCGACGGCGCCAATTCTCTCAATTTGAACAGTGCGTGTCTTTATGGGAATTTGAGGGCACCGTGTTTGGAGATT CTTAAAGAAGACGGTACATACGCCTGCTACCCATTCGATCCAGGTTTAGAAGAGGTGGTGACGGCTGTGAAGAGCGCGCTCATTCCGTCTGCCCATGGGCGCTGGGAGAAATGCTTCGAAGAGGCTGCCGCGTGTTGTAACCAGTATATGGCCCCGGAGAGCGCTAGGAAGAGCTACCTTATAG ATATCCTTGAGGACTATGCCGAGAATGAAGAACACGAATGCAGCCCTACATTCGATGGTTGGACTTGCTGGGTTTCGGCCCCCGGCGGCACCACAGCCGTTGATGTCTGCTCAGAATTTGCCTACTCTAACCAAGGACCGACGTGTCATC ATTTCAGCAGCAAAGAGTGCTACCAAAACGGAACGTGGGAGCTCCAAACCGACTACAGCACTTGCAGCATCACCTCCCGCCTGCTCCGGCGATATCGTTTCTACATCGCCATGTTAGCCTTCTCCATAGCATCGTGCCTGCCGGCGGTAGCCATCTTCTTCTTCTACAAGAAGCTCAGAGTGACGAGAGTGACATTACATAGGAATCTGCTGATTGCTATAGTCATAAGGAATATTTTGGTCATCATTAGTAGAAGTGTG ATTTACATCGACGAATTAACCAACTCCGGTGAAACTGTAATGTCGACTCACGCCGTGGGGTGTCGATTACTCGCTATCCTAGAGAAGATCGCAGCTAACGCAGTTTTTGTGTGCATGCTGGTCGAGGGGGTGTATCTACATAGAATGATTGTGACAACCTTCAGAAGGAAGCTGAAGGTTAAGTGGCTGTACGCTTCGGGAGCTG TAATCGCCATAGTCCCAGTAATCGCCTGGTCCATCGTAATGGGGCTATTAGACGACCATTCTTGCTGGGTTGTGTATACAGTGAACCATATCCAATGGATCCTCGACACGCCGCGTCTGGCCGTGCTTCTAATAAACACAGCCCTGTTTATTGACGTGTTGAGAGTGCTGCTTACTAAAATAAGGAACAGCGAGAACGCCAATCAACT AAGCACAACAAAAGCCACGCTCTTCCTGATGCCGATATTCGGCTCCCAGTTCCTCCTGACCGCATTTCGGCCGAACACGACCAACTGCACCGCCGAGCAGATCTACTATTACGTCACTTATGCCGTCGAGGGCCTGCAGGGGTTCATCGTAGCAATGCTGTACTGCTATGTCAATAAAGAg GTGCGCATGTTGATAAAAGCAACCTACCAGAAAACAGAAAATGCAGTAGTATCACGTGTTCGTGGGGATTCCTACACCCGACCCAGCCTCAACCCAAACTCCAGGAGAATGACCTATAGCACCAACCTCCCTTCGCACTTCGAGGACCCGAAGGACGATGTAGTATTACCTAAACTACACGTTGCTGAAATCATATCAataaatgctaccgaaaaattAGCAGAGATCTTAGACCCCGTCTACGAAACTATTGATATGGGAGAAACAAATAAAGGTTACGATTCTACTCAAGACCTAAATCgagataaaaaaatgtataataactaCACAAACGCTTCAAGCACCTCTTATGAGAATGAAGACTGGATTAGGTCAGTAACATCACACGAAAGTGACGCTCCTACCTCTCATTATGAACTTCATGAAAAACCGGAAGAAATTAAACTTGAAGAAGTAAACGAAcctaaaaataatatcaaatatatGAATAATCCAAAAACagataataacaaatatgacGATTCAGAACAATTAGAAAATCATACTTTTGATGATTCGCTGGATGGGACAGACCATGATAGTATGTTCGACGAAATATTTCAATACATCGATTTGAGTAATGATCAATTATATCCTGAACTTTTATCTCCAAACAGACAGAAAGAAGACAAAATTGTATTTCTAGATGAATAA